Part of the Triticum urartu cultivar G1812 chromosome 2, Tu2.1, whole genome shotgun sequence genome, ATAGATTTACTCAATGAAACTGGAATGTTAAATTGTAAACCAGGAGTCACACCAATTGAACTTAATCATCGCATAATTGCTGACTCTGGGGATTCTGTGGATAAACAACAGTACCAGCGATTGGTTGGGCGACTTATATACTTATCACACACTAGACCAGATATTGCATATGCCGTAAGTGTGGTGAGTAGATATATGCATGACCCACGGTCTATTCATATGGATGCACTAAACAGAATCCTTAGATATCTTAAGGGTTGTCCTGGGAAAGGAGTACTGTTTTCTGCTCATGGACATCTGAATATTGAGGGATATACCGATGCTGATTGGGCTGGGTGTTTAGATGACAAAGGTCTACATCAGGTTATTGTATGTTTGTTGGTGGCAATCTAGTTAGTTGGAGGAGCAAGAAGCAGAGTGTAGTTGCAAGGTCTACGGCTGAGGCTGAGTTTAGAGCAATGGCATCTGGGTTATGCGAGTTAATGTGGTTAAAAATGCTACTAACAGAACTTCATCTGCTTGGTGGTGTACCCCTCCAACTATATTGTGACAATCAAGCTGCAGTTAACATTGTCCACAATCCAGTTCACCATGATAGAACTAAGCATGTAGAAATAGATAGACATTTCATCAAAGAAAAACTAGATGTGAGGATTCTGCAAGTTACTTATGTTAAGTCTGTAAATCAGTTAGCAGATGTATTGACAAAGGGGTTGAATGTTGTATCTTTTGTTAAGAATTGTAGCAAGATGGGGCTTATTGATATCTTTGCCCCATCTTGAGGGGGAGTGTTGGTAGGACTTACTTGTAATTGTGGAACTGTAGAGGGTGAAAACTGTAAAAGCACCTGTATATACATCTTGCATCTGGGAATGAATCAGATAGAGTTCTCCAGAGAAatcttctcctcctctctctcgtgACCTTCCTCTCACCCGAGCCTCATCCAGGATCTACAACATCACCTTTCCTTTTCCTTCTGTCGAGGAACACTTTCACAAGCTCTTGCCGCTTTGGACTGTGCCAAGTTGGCCTGTCGCAGTGTCCCCTTCGTTGACGCCTTTCACAAACAGCCGCACGCTTCCAAAGCTTGTCTTGTTGCTTTGCATGCCACCCCCTTAATCTGCCTCCCTATAGTTAGCTCGCCTTCTATATATACACGGCAAAGCCCTGTTTCTCTACAACCACTACCAGCTCAACTGCCTCAACACCAACTGCAAGGAAGAACAACAGAGTCATCGGAGTGAGACTAGCTTCCATTTGCGACCATGATCAAACTGAGGTGCCCCAACCCCAGGAAGCTCTTCAGGAGGAGCTCCTCTAAGATCAGCAGGTctagtagcagcagcagcagcagcaacagcgaCAACGGCAGCGATGCCTCTGGTGGTATCCGGGACGGCGGTGGCAGCGGGGAGATCGAGTGGGAGGTGCACCCGGGGGGCATGCTGGTGCAGAGGAGGGAGTGTAGGGGGGACGTCGAGGTCATCACCGTCAGGGTGGCCACCGGCTACTCCTGGCACGAGGTCTCCATTGGAGCTACCTGCACTTTTGGTGAGTACTTTTGTCTTTGCAAAGCTAATTAACAAAAGTTGATTTGATTTTTGTAGAGAATATATGAATGTGAGCAGTGTCTGATTGTTAGAATGTGTGTGTTCTTGGAAAGTGGTTCATTTGGTCATGATTCCTTTCGGGGCTTTAGGCACGATATAAAAGCTTGAGTGATCGTGGGTGTGCCATGCATGCACTCTGGCAAACTTCTTACATAATTCACTTGTGTTAGGCACGATATAAACAGCGAATTTTCAGACATGGTCAACAATGCTAGTTCAGTTGTTTCACTGTGCAACGTACCTAGTTCTAGTTGGCTAGTTCCATCTTGTAGTCTTACTGAACACTGAAACTAGTTAAGGAGTATCTTTACAAGAATAACTAGACAGGTCTAAACGTTTATTTTGACAACTAGGCACGTCCCTGTTCGCACAGCCAGATGCGCTGATTTTACTACTCCTACCGTTTCTCCGAGTTGAACCGTGTGAGCTCCTGAACCTTCGCATGGTGATGTGGAGATGTGCTAGTCCATGAGCAAGGTCTCCTCCTTGCTCCAGTAATAAAACAGCTGATGACAAGGATCAGTGCTGTGCCACGCCCTCCTTCCTCACAGCTGCACCCTCTCCTTACTAAATCATGGAGTTGTCCTTGTAATGGTTTGCCAAGAAAATGCACGGACATGTCTGAACAACGACCTGCAATGTGGCAGGCTTCCTGCCGTGCCAGCATGCACACGATGGTTCAGTGTTTTTTTAGTACAAAGCATAAGCTCATTGTGTTTTTCTATAGCTAAATAATGTGCACACGATGGTTCAGAGTAGGAACCCGAGTGGAAATTACCTCCACCTTGTTTGCTAGTACAAAGCAACCACTGAATATAAACTAAGTAGATTCGCAAAAAAAAAACAGAATATAAACTAAGTACACTTCGTTGGATCAAGGTCTAACACGTGTTATGAAAATTAATTTGTGCAGGTGAGCTGAAGGTGGCAGTGTCCATGGTGACGGGGCTGGAGCCAAGGGAGCAGAGGCTGCTGTTCAGGGGCAAGGAGAGGGAGGACAGCGACCACCTCCACATGGTTGGGGTGAGGGACAACGACAAGGTGCTGCTCCTTGAGGACCCTGCCCTCAAGGACATCAAGCTCCGGGCCGCGCTCGCGGCCCAGGGCGTGCAAAGCCCGTATCAGACATTTATCAAGGTGTAGGCTGGCCCGCCTCACCCACCTCGCTAACAGTTAGGGTAAATCAAATCAATCATACCATCAGCCAGTCAGTCTCAAAAAAGTAGTTAAAAGAAACTTATTTGGGAGCCTGATGCATGGCGTGGTTCGCTGCTATTGATCATCAGTGTACTACCAACTTTTAACTAGTTAATTGCATGATTGTGCAATTTGTAGCCGGTTGCAAGTTTTTTAAGTTCGTTCTTTTCTAGATAATGTAAGGGTTAGGCTCCCAGAGTTGCAAGTCTAAGTGTGGATGTCATGCATGTTAACAAGTTAGATCAGAGAGTGCAAGCTTAGATGGATGACATGTATCAATGTGTCATGACATGTGTTCACACTTAAGTTGTGGAGATTTGTCAACGGGGTCTTGGACATAATACATTTGAGTTGCTTGCGAAGCCAGAATGAATGGTTCATCGGACACCAGAGTAAAACAAATGCTTAGAGTTCACATTTGTGATGCCAAATTTATCAACCCTTACCCACTTGTCATGTACAGGGTTGTCAAACCAATCAGATATTATCACAATAGATACATAGTGATGGGGTGATGGAGCTCCTGAAGAAGCTGGCACAACTAACAGGTCTCGACAACGACATTGGCGATGACCCCATACTCCACCTCGGCGCTCAACTGGAAACAATGAGTTGAAGTTTTGATgaccaagatatgaaattatttCAAAAAATACGCAAAACCCCTAGGTGGGGCGTTGAGTGTTAGGACAGAAATCCAAGGTtcctttcctcaaaaaaaaaaatccaAGGTTCCTTCACCATACATGACAATCCTTTTGACGAGATTTAAGTGAGAAGAGAGGAGCTTGCATGAACAAGCAAACTTGTTGAACAATGTTTTTTTTTAAAGGAGGATAATCCCCGGCCTCTATATCAGAATGATGCATGCAGCTATATATTATTAAAAATGCAAAATCTAGCAGCTAAACAAACTCGACTCGAAAATAAGATGAAAAACAAACTCTGAGGCCGAATACCTCGCGACAGTAACTTCCCCAGATATCCACTAACCCTATGTTACAAGACACAACAGAAATGAAAAATACATAACTACTAGGCtacgccttcaagaaggaatcGCCGCACGTGCGCCGATGATGGCGAGTCCACTACAAGGTAGAACTCCGGATTCTCATCCCCAAAGTCAAGCTTCAATCCGCCACCTTCAACAAGGACACGACGCAGGCACGCAACGACATAGCCCGATCTGAGATCTTGTGTTTCCACCGGAGTGCATAAAATCATCGTTGAAGCCTCCTGTACCATCCGCCCTTATCCTTCGATCGACGCCTCGATAGCCAGATATCTCTGGAGAAGACAACGGAAGACAAAGATGTCCCATACCGCCTGCCTCCCTCTACTGCCGCACCACCTTAGATCCAATAACAACAGGCTAAACATGAGCCCTCCACCAGAGCCACCGTGCATCATATGCCGATAGCAGGCATGACTTGATGTCTCCACATAAGACGACGTGCATAACATCCGCCGATAGTGCATCCACCGGTGGCTTCACCTGCCGGCGACAGGCACTGCCTGACAACTCCGAAAGAGTCATATGTGTCACCTGCCGAGCCGCATCGAACCCGATCTGTTGATGGAAGGGACGTCCCATACTGCCACCAGCCTCAGAAGGCTATCGCCACCTCGAGATCCAGACCCCGAGTCGCCCACACGACCCCGGAGTCTGCCGCCGTTGATGAAGAGGGGTCGAGTAATGGTCCTGTACTGCAACAGCGCCGGTGAGACTATGATAAATTGTCGAGTTGTTTAATAGGTCACCGAAAGAAGCAGAAAGTTAGATCTCTTCTTACTTCCTTGCCAATTTCGACTAGCGAGGTGGGAATCTTGGCCTTTCAAATTAGCTTTCTATTATCTACTGAAATTTCTGAATGCAAGAGCGCACAATCCATAGAGTCGACTGTGAAAAACTCAGATGTGGTGAGATCCAGTGAAAGACATCTCATCCTTGTGCGAGGTTAATCAAATTCAATCTAAGGAGAAGATTCTGCCATGACAAAGCCAAAGGCCACACAAATCCCATGTCAAAGAAATATCCGGAGAGGATGAGCTGAGCACATGCGCCTGCATTCCAGAtgctcttaccaatttaccatgCAACTCAACGATCTTGAATCCTTGATAGCACCTACGACAGAGCTACCCATACAATCCAATCCAATCCAATCTGCGGCTAACCAACTGCGCTAATATTTTCTACGCTTCTTCTACAATCTCAGACGGATCGCTCTGCAACAAGGATCGACATACCTGCGTGGCGCGATATCCTCATCAGGTGGATCGAGCCACCGGCCAAGATTGCCGCCGCACACGACGGGCCGGGGAATCCGAATCGATGGCAGGCGCCGGCCGCGCGCATGTGGCTTCGGAGCCTCCGTGTCATGGAGACACAGGCTTAGCCCGAGAATAATGCAGTTTCTGAGGCACCAGGACAAACTGAAGATCATCGTTCTTAGGGTTATCCTGCACACGTTTGGTCGATCGTTCTCTAGACCACATGCATGTGGCTGGTGGAGTCGATCCTTGGAAGCTAGTACTACCAGTAATTATATCACGTAGGACAGAAACCGGAAAGATGCTAGTGCATGCGTGATGATGAGTTTGGCGATGTTCGATCTGCTCTTGAGGATCGATCGATGTCGCCTTCTACTTGTTTTGATGGAGTCGATACTTGTTTGCTAGCTGTGGAGTTGATGCTTGTTTGCTAGCTGTGCAATTGGGACTTTGCATGCGTCGAGCTAGTTTGGTTCCTTCACCTGCAAAAAAAAAACCTAGTTCGATTTCGTCCGGGGATGTTTTTATTAAGGTTGGTAGTTTCTTCAGTTTCATACCTGAGCGACTGAGCCAGGGCGCCTGCATCTGGACTAGCCAAACCAAAGCACCTAATCCATGTGAGAATGTGAGATGTGCAATGCTGATGACTCATCACTAATGAATGTGCTTAAAGAACTAGAATTTCTCTCTTTGCTATTATGTTTTTTTAGGAGGTCAAGATGATATTTCCCTTCCTTTTCCCCCCTACTTCAGATCTGATTGTTATAAGCTCAGAATCTCAATTGCCTTGCATAGATAAATTAATTTGCTTATTACATATTGTCTTTGTTTTGTTCAGTGCAAGCCAGCCGAGCTATACCTTTACACCTATAAATGATTGACACGCAAAGATCAGAACAGTATAAAAAACGATGAAACCTAAACAATTTCAGATGTTTGGACAATTCCAAGGTCCAAACCCTAATAATATATACTTGAAGCCCCACATGCTGCCCTAACCACCGCTAGACGCCCCAAAACATGAGAATCCAACCAAATACAAACCCTGGCCGGCTATAGCCTATAGGTAGCAACTGGGTTAATAATTTCAGATGTTTACACGTACAGTCTCGTCTCAATCATCACGCCATGAATCGAACCCTTTTTGCCCTTGTGCTGTGCTGTGCTGTGCGTGCTCATCAGCCGCGAGACACAAGCCGGAAAAACTTGCGACCAACCGCCATTACATTAATCCCGCTAGGTTTGTGTCCTAACCGACCACCCTAATCGTCGCGCGCATCATGCGTTTAATTTTCATTTGCCAACCCCCTAGTGTTCCATAATTCCATTGCGCGCGCACTGCAGTAGTATTATTCTGTAGTACTATCCATGCATATGCATCATTGCATGCATGGCCACTTTGCAACTCCCAAAACATTTCACTCACTTTAGGTTACAAAGCAGTGGTGGTCTGACCCAAGTGCCAAACCCGGTTGACCACTTCGGCGTGAACACGCACATTCAGTGGATCATCCTAGCTGGGACAGAAATATGGAGAACTGGAGATTGGGTTACTGGGAAAGAAAAGAAAGTCAAAGTAGAGCTACTTGTTCGGACTAAAAATAATCTCTGTTCACCTTTGCTTTTTCTTCTGTCGAGGAACACTTCCACTTCACAAGCTCTCGCCGCTTTGGACTGTGCCAAATTCGCCTGTCGCAGTGTCCCCTTCGTTGCGCCTTTGACAAACAGCCGCACGCTTCCAAAGCTTGTCTTGTCGCATTGCATGCCACACCCCATTGCCTCCCCGGCTAGCTcgcctcctatatatacacagcAAGGCCCTGTTCCTAGAGCCACCACCAGCTCAACTGCCTCAACACCACCTGCAAGGAAAAACAGCAGAGTCATCCAAGCGACCATGATGAAGCTGAGGTGCCCCAACCCCAAGAGGCTCTTCAGGAGGAGCTCCTCCAAGATCAGGCGGTCtagcagcagctgcagcagcaGCAGTGACAACGGCAGCGACGCCAGTGGCATCCGTGGTGGCGGTGGCAGCGGGGAGATCGAGTGGGAGGTGCGGCCAGGGGGCATGCTAGTGCAGAGGAGGGACGGGAGGGGGGACGTCGAGGTCATCACCGTCAGGGTGGCCACCGGCTACTCCTGGCACGAGGTCTCCATTGGAGCTACCTGCACCTTTGGTGAGTACTTTCGTCTTTGCAAAGCTGATTTGATTTTTTTTAGAGAATGTATATGAAGTTATGAACACGACTAGTGTGTAACTCGTAGAATGTATGTGTTCTTGGAAAGTGGTTCATTTGGTGTGAGTACTAAAGTAGCAAGCACCTCTTTATGTTGCCAAAGTTGAATGAATATCCCCCAA contains:
- the LOC125533656 gene encoding BAG family molecular chaperone regulator 3-like — protein: MPHPIASPASSPPIYTQQGPVPRATTSSTASTPPARKNSRVIQATMMKLRCPNPKRLFRRSSSKIRRSSSSCSSSSDNGSDASGIRGGGGSGEIEWEVRPGGMLVQRRDGRGDVEVITVRVATGYSWHEVSIGATCTFDELKVVVSMVTGLEPREQRLLFRGKEREDSDHLHMVGVRDKDKVLLLEDPALKDIKLRATLAGQAMQSPYHTFIKV
- the LOC125533655 gene encoding BAG family molecular chaperone regulator 1-like, with protein sequence MIKLRCPNPRKLFRRSSSKISRSSSSSSSSNSDNGSDASGGIRDGGGSGEIEWEVHPGGMLVQRRECRGDVEVITVRVATGYSWHEVSIGATCTFGELKVAVSMVTGLEPREQRLLFRGKEREDSDHLHMVGVRDNDKVLLLEDPALKDIKLRAALAAQGVQSPYQTFIKV